DNA from Algisphaera agarilytica:
GCCGGGCCGCGTCGTAGTCGATCACCGCGACCACCCGGGGCCCGCGGAACAGCATGTTCCCGGGGTGCCAGTCCGAGTGGGCGATCTGCAGCGGCCACTTGTCGAGCCCGGCGTCTTTGACGCGCTTGGCCGCGGCCTGGTACGACTCGTGGAGGAACTGAACCACCCGGCCGATTTCTTTCCGATCCAGCTCCGGCTCGGTCTTCATCAGCGTGGTCGGGATCGCGTTGCTGGACGACGCGACCGAACGCGACGCGTGGTACGAGCCGCGGGGCGCATCGAATTTGGGTTTGTGGTCGGCCAGCAGCTTGTGGAACAGCGCGACGGTTCGCCCGGCCTCGGTGGTGGCTTCGAGGGACTGGTCGTAGCTGTTGCCCTGGATGAACTCGAACAGCTCGTAGGTCGAGCCGTTCCACTTGAGCATCGAGTTGTTGTCCTGCCGGGTCCCGATGAGGTGGGGCAGGGGGAACTGCCGATTGGCCAGGTGCATCTGCAGGCCGTGGCAGAACGCGACTTTGTACGGGTCGTCACGTCCGCGGGCACGGCGCTTGAGCAGGTAAAAGTTTTCGGGGGTGCCCACGATCATCTTCGGGGCCTTGCGCGAGCCGCGTGGGAATTCCTTGAGCTCGGACAGCACGCCCAGGTCGTAGTGGGACAGCACCACCGCGAGTTCGTCGGCGGCGAAGGTTTGTCGGCCACCCGCGCCCGAGCCGAAGCTGGAGACGCCCGTGGCGGACATGCCCGCGGCGGATATCCCGGAACGCCGTTTGACCGCCTCCGTCGCGACATCCGCGGCGGCGGGGTTGGTCATCGTGGCAGGGCGTGGGGCGGAAGGCATGGGCACGTCGATCACAAAACAAAGCGGGCGGTGATACATGATACGCCGAATCCAGGATTATTCGACGTTCTGGACCTGCTCTTTGATTCGGTCGATGCGGCTCTTGATCTCCACCACGGCCCGGCTGATCGGGGTGTCGTTGCTCTTGCTGCCGATGGTGTTGGCCTCGCGGAGCATCTCCTGGGCGATGAAGTCCATCGTTCGGCCGGCGGGCTCGTCGCCCTTGCCCGGCGAGCCGGTCTGGATGATCTCGGTGAACTGATCGAGGTGGCCGTTCATTCGCGACAGCTCTTCGCTGATGTCGGCCCGGTCGGCAAAGACCGCAACCTCGCGGAGGAGGTCATTTTCGTCGACCTTCAGCTTGGCCTTGGCCATGAGTTCGTCGACCCGGGCGGTGAGGCGTTGGTGGTATTCCTGTACCACGGCCGGGGCGCGGTCGGCCACGATCTTGATCTGCCCACGGATATGCTCGACCTGGCCAATCAGGTCGTCGGCGAGGGCTTTGCCTTCGGTGGTACGCATCTCCAGCAATCGATCGAGCGCATCGCTCAGCAGCTGCGGCAACACCTGCTTGGCTTTGGCCAAGAGGGCGTCGTCGTCGGTCTGGGGCTGCAACACACCCGGCAGGGCGAGTAGCTGGGTCAGGTCGATCTGCACCGACTCGTCCTGGACTTTCTCGCGGACCGTCTCGAGGTGATCGAGGTAGGTCATGAGCGCCTGGTCGTTGATGGAAGATGTCGCCGCCGCATCGGAAACCTTGACCTTCACGGCCAGCGAGAAGCTGCCGCGGCTCACGCGCTTGCGGAGCGCGCTTTCGAGCAGGGCTTCCATCCCGGCGATCTCGTCGGGCAGCCGGGTGGCGGCTTTGAAGTAGCGGTTGTTGAGGCTGCGCAACTCGAGGCTGAACTGCACGCCGTCGTGTTCCGCCGAGGCACTGCCATAGCCGGTCATGGATCGGATCAAGCGGGGGCTCCGGTCAGAGAGTGAAGGAATCAAGGCGGCCGATCACTCGGCGGGGGCTTCCGTGGGGGCGTCTTCGGTCACGCTTTCGACGGCGTCTTCGGCAAGCTCTTGGGCTTGTTCGGCGGTCTCGGCCACCTCATCGGCGGCTTCTTCGGCCGTTTCGGTGGCGTCTTCAATGAGGTCGGACGCTTCGCCGGCCATGCCGGTCTCGGTTTCAGCGGGAGCGCTGACCTGCGCGTCTTCCTTGGCCTGGTTCTCGGTGGGGTTGATCTTCCAGGTCAGCGCCATGGCCAACCCGAGGAAGAGCAGGAAGCAGACGACGGTGACGATGGTCAGGACGTCGCCGACCTTCGCGCCCACGAACGAGGATTCGCCGCCGCCCGCTCCGCCGAAGGCGCCGCTGAGGCCGCCGCCCTTGGGCTTCTGGATCAGGATGATCATCATCATGAACAGGCAGATGAAGACGAAGGCGATCGCCAGAACGATAACGCTCCAGGAGATCTCGGCGAGCAGGGGGGTGAGGTGTTGCATGGGTTGAAAAGTTTGGTTCGGTTTACTGGGCGGCGGTGATGATGCCGTTGAAGTCTTCTACTTTGAGCGACGCGCCGCCGATGAGGCCGCCGTCGATGTCGGGTTGGGCGAGGAGCTCGCCGGCATTGGCGGGCTTCATGGAGCCGCCGTACTGGATGCGGGTGGTGGCGTACACGTCGGTGCCGGGGTAGATGCCCGAGAGGCATCCGCGGATAGCGGCGTGGGCGGCCTGGGCGTCTTCGGGCGACGCGGTCTTGCCGGTGCCGATGGCCCAGACGGGTTCGTAGGCGATGGTGACCTTGCTCATCTGCTCGGCCGACACGCCCGCCAGGCCGTAGCACATCTGGGCGTAGTTGATGAAGTCGGTTTGGCCGGCTTCACGCTGCTCGAGCTTTTCGCCGATGGCCAGGACCACCTCGAAGCCGGCTTCGAGCGCAGCGAGGACTTTTTCGTTGATCAATACATCGGTCTCGCCGATGACGTGGCGGCGTTCGGAGTGGCCGACCAGCACGGTGGCGACGCCGACGTCCTTGAGCATCGACAGCGACACTTCGCCGGTGTAGGCGCCGTTGGCTTGGTGATAAAAGTCCTGGGCACCGACTTTGATCTGGCTGCCCGCGTCGCAGAACACACCCGCGACCATGGCCAGGTAGGGGAAGGCGGGGAACACGGTCACGTCGACCGCGTCGGTTTTGACCGCCTCAGCCAGGCCCACTGCGAGTGCCTTGGCGTCGCCGGTGTGCAGGTTCATCTTCCAGTTGCCACCAATGGTCGGTTTGCGGTCGGACACGGGGGTACTCCAAAATGGCGTCGCGGGACAGCGATCGGGCTCAAGGCCCATTCAGCGGGCCCCAGCGGACCGAAGAGTATAACGAATCACCCGCCCCGCAGCGCTGCGACCCGACGGGGGCATCGGTCCCATCTGTGGGGCCTGCTCAAACGGGCCCGCCACACGGGAGGCTTTACGAGAAATGTCGGTTGGGCGGGGGTTATTCCGCCAGGACGCGGTCGCCCGCGGGGGGCGGAGGCGATTGGAAGCCGTGGATCGGGGAGGGGGTGCTCTGGGGGGCCTCGCTGGGCGGGTTGGAGCCGGGGTGTTCCAGAATGCGGGCTTTGGCGGCCTCGGCCAGGATTTCCTTGGCCCCTTGGTTCAGGAGGTCGGTGGTGACCTGCTTGACCACGCGACGCAGCTCCGAGGTCTTGCATTTCTCGTCGGCTTCGAGGGTCGTTTGGCCGTCGGCCGAACACAGCCGGACGCGGAGGCGGAACCAGTGCGAATCGGCGTTGCGCTTGGCCTGGGTCTTGGCGGGGTCGATCGGCTGAGCCAGCACCGCGATCGGCGAGTAGCAGTCGGCCCCGAGCAGGCGGACGACTTCGCGCTCGTGGGTCACGGCGGTCGACGTCGACGCCGCGTTCAGCGGGAGGCAGCGTGTCAGCGTGACGTGGTCGGTCGCCCGGCAGCGGATGCCCAGCGCGCCCTGGCAAGCCGAGGGCAGCATCTCTTCGATCGACAACGGGCGATCCGCGTGCTCACCCAGCCCGAGACGTTTGAGCCCGGCAGCGGCCAACACCGCCGCGTCGAAGTGCGGCCCGTCATCGGACAAGACTTTATTAAGACGCGTGTCCACGTTGCCCCGCAGCAGCCGGATATCCAGGTCGGGGCGGACTCGGCGGATCTGTGCGGCGCGGCGTGGGCTGCTCGTGCCGACGATCCCGCCCTGGGGCAGGTCGGTCAGGCTGCCGTAGCGCTTGGCGCTGACCAGGCAGTCTTGAACCGTGTGACGTTTGGGGGTGGCGGCGAGCGAAAGGCCCGACAACGCCTCGGCCGGATCGACCGGCAGGTCCTTGAGGCTGTGCACCGCGAGGTCGGCCTTCTCATCGAGAACGGCCTGATCGACACGCCGGGTGAACAAGCCCTTCCCGCCGGCCTCGGCCAACGAGCCCTTGGTGATCTGATCGCCTTCGCTTTCGACCCAGTGGAAGCCCACCTCGACCGGGTGGAGCTTGCGCAGCGCTTTGGCCACCAACTCCGCCTGCACACGAGCCAGTCGGCTGGTACGCGAAGCAATCACAATCGGGCGTCGGCTACGTCTCAACCGGTAAGGCCCCTTCCACCAGGGTTTGAATTCAGAGAACAACTCAGAAAAGACAGGACTTTTCTAAAACACCATCTCGCCGCTTAGTCATTCAAAGCAACCCAATCAATATAGCGAACCCTAGCGGCTTTGTGGTGGGGCTTTTACGCTAATTTTCTCCTGCCGCTCTTCTTATGGTCTGGTATAAACAGTCTTAATAGTAAGTCCATGAACCAAGCCAACGAACCCCATCCCACAAGCTCAGCCGCGCTGCCCTGGCGTTGGCCGTTGCATTGGCAGGTCCTCCTGGGGCTGGTGATCGGGGCGTTGGTCGGCCTGACCATCGGGTCGTGGGCGATCGACCAACTCCCCACCGACACCCCCGCCGAGCAACGCGGGGCGCTGGCGGGCAAGGCCGCGACCGCGAGCATCGCCTACCTCGTCTTCGATCTCATCGGCGACCTGTTCATCCAGGGCCTCAAGCTCATCATCGTCCCGCTGGTCACCAGCTCGATCATCCTCGCGATCGTCGGCATCGGTCGCGGCGCGGGCCTCGGCCGACTCGGCGGCAAGACGCTGCTCTACTACGGCTGCACCTCGCTGATTGCCATCCTCATCGGGCTCACCCTCATTAACTTCGTCAGCCCCGGCGTCAGCGACGGCCAGGGCATCCTCGTCGGACAAGACCTCTCGGCCTTCGAAGACGCCCAGGAAAAGGTCGAGGACAAAACCGGCGGCAAATCCGCGACCGACTTCCTCGACGTCTTCCGCACCATGGTCCCGCCCAACCTGGTCAAGGCCGCGTCGGACGGGTCGCTGCTCGGGCTCATCGTCGTGTCCCTGTTCGTGGGCTACTTCCTCGCCCGACTCGACACCGACAGTCAACCCGTCCTCGTGAAGTTCACCCAGGGCGTCTACGACATCACGCTCAAGATCACCGACGTCGTGCTCAAGCTCGCGCCCATCGGCGTCATGGGCCTGCTCGCCGCGACCGTCGGCGAACAGTACGCCAAGCTCCGCCCCGACGGCCGATTCGAAGCCTTCCTCACCGGCATCCTGCAATTCGCCGGCGTCGCACTTGCCGCGCTGCTGCTCCACCTGCTCGTGGTCATGCCGCTGATCCTGATGCTCGTCGCCCGGGTAAACCCATTGCGACACTACAAAGCCATGGCCCCGGCGCTCATCACCGCGTTCAGCACCGCGAGTTCCTCCGCCACGCTGCCGCTGACCATGGATTGCGTGGAGAAACGGGCCGGCGTGTCCCGCAAGACCACCAGCTTCGTCCTGCCGCTCGGCGCCACCGTCAACATGGACGGCACCGCGCTCTACGAATGCGTCGCCGCGATCTTCATCTGCCAGGCCTTCGGCATCGAGCTCTCCTTTGCCCAGCAGTTCATGATCGTGATCACCGCGCTGCTGACGAGCATCGGCGTCGCCGGCGTGCCCTCCGCTTCGTTGGTCGCGATCGTGGTCATCCTTACTGCGGTCGAAAAACAACTCCAGCCCGGCTTGCTGCCCGAGGGCGCGTCCCTCGTCGCTGGCATGGGCCTGCTCTTCGTCTTCGATCGTCCGCTGGACATGTGCCGCACGGCCGTGAACATCTTCAGCGACAGCGTCGGAGCCGTAGTGCTCGCCAAGACCGAGGGTGAGACAGACATCTTGCGGCCTGCCTAACTCAAAAGGCGATCGAGATCGCTCGGATGAATCGGATTTTGTCGGATTCAAGACCAACGGGGTTCTCTTCGTCTTGATCCGATCCCATCCGATTCATCCGAGCTGAAATACAGCCCAGCCGACGCTCACACCGGCAGGTGATCCAACGGGAACGGCGGATTACTCAGCGGTTTCAACACCAACTGCAACAACGCCAACTCGCGGTCGTCGCCCGCGATGCGGTTGACCTTGATCACGCCGCAGCCGGTGCAGCGGTGGATGATGGACCACTCGCCGTCGTCTTTGGTCTCGATGCCGATGGGCTGCATCTTCGCCCCGCAGGCGCTGCGTCGATCACCCGGCGACTCGTCGACGTGACGGGACCAGAGGCAATACGGGCAGTGGTTGCGGTGCCGGGTACCGTACGAACGGGCGTCGACGTACTGGCCGCAATGGATACAGGTGAAGCTGTCGGCCTCGTGCCGACGGGAACGTTTGGAAGCCATATAAAAACTCACGCTTGTGGAGCGGGAACAAATCAAAACAAAAGCAAGCGGAGGGCAACCCGACGCCGAGAAGGGCGTGCAGCGATCAAGTGCGATGAGCTACACGAGAGGAGCCGGGTTGTTAAGAAGCAGTGGCCATACAAGTCCCCATCAGTGGGTGATGCCCAAAGCATAACGCGGCATCACCCCACGACCAAGAAGAAAAAGCTGGGTACTTAATCCGTAAAGGTTTTCAAAGAGCGGGTATCAGACTCCCCGCCGCACCTCGATCCCCGTCCGTCTCCGGTTGCGGGGCACGCTATGGCACGCGTGGTGCGGTGGGTGGGAGGTTGTTTGCCGCAGATTTCACAGATTTCGCGGATTCAAGGTAAGCAGCATCCACAGATAAGCACGATCAACATGATGAAAGCCAATTGATCAATCATGCTTGTCGTGCCCTATCTTTGGATTCATCGCTTTAATCAATCTGCGTCATCTGCGTAATCTGCGGCAAAACAACACCCGAATCCAAACCCACGACCGCCTTCCCGTCACGGCTCCGACCTTGAGAGATCCCGGCAAGGTGGTATCTCAAGCATCGCCACGTCCGCTCGGGCCATCAGCCCGGAGTCCTCGGGTATGGGTGGGCTTGGCGCCTTGCCTGTGCAACCTTCACACCTGGAATGCCACCGAGGTCCGACACTGGGGGCTGCGACGAAAGGGGTGTCGCACCGAAAGGTCGTTCGGATGATCAGCACGCTTGCAACTTCAGCAACGGCAACAGATGAAATTCTTTGAACCCACAGCTGTTTTCTTTGAATCCATGCGACATCTTGTGCGCATGATTCGGTCGTAGGTCAGGTCTTCGACCTGACGCGGAGCAGAGGTGGAGGGTGTCGGGTCGAAGACCTGACCTACGTGTGGAGGGTCAGTTATCTAGCCGGTCGATCGACATCCCGCCGTCGTCGTGCATGGCGAAGGCGAGGTCGCCTTCGGACTTCACTTCGCCGTGGCGTTCGATGGAGCGGCGGCGGTTGATCTTGGGGGCGCCGTGGAGTTCGCAGCGAGCCGTTCGGCCGGGCAGGCCTTTCATGATGGTTTCGGCACTGGCGAGCAGCATGTCGTCCGGGCTGACGCGTAGGCCGTTGAGGCGGAGTTCGACGACGGTGCCTTCCTGGTGCAATTCAAGCACGACCTCGGCGGCGCTGCCGTTGGCGCGCATCGCGCCCTGGCGGAAGACCTCGCGGAGCTTGTTGAGCTGTTGTTTGGACTCGCCGTTGAGGTCACA
Protein-coding regions in this window:
- a CDS encoding YicC/YloC family endoribonuclease, giving the protein MIRSMTGYGSASAEHDGVQFSLELRSLNNRYFKAATRLPDEIAGMEALLESALRKRVSRGSFSLAVKVKVSDAAATSSINDQALMTYLDHLETVREKVQDESVQIDLTQLLALPGVLQPQTDDDALLAKAKQVLPQLLSDALDRLLEMRTTEGKALADDLIGQVEHIRGQIKIVADRAPAVVQEYHQRLTARVDELMAKAKLKVDENDLLREVAVFADRADISEELSRMNGHLDQFTEIIQTGSPGKGDEPAGRTMDFIAQEMLREANTIGSKSNDTPISRAVVEIKSRIDRIKEQVQNVE
- a CDS encoding RNHCP domain-containing protein: MASKRSRRHEADSFTCIHCGQYVDARSYGTRHRNHCPYCLWSRHVDESPGDRRSACGAKMQPIGIETKDDGEWSIIHRCTGCGVIKVNRIAGDDRELALLQLVLKPLSNPPFPLDHLPV
- a CDS encoding dicarboxylate/amino acid:cation symporter, which gives rise to MNQANEPHPTSSAALPWRWPLHWQVLLGLVIGALVGLTIGSWAIDQLPTDTPAEQRGALAGKAATASIAYLVFDLIGDLFIQGLKLIIVPLVTSSIILAIVGIGRGAGLGRLGGKTLLYYGCTSLIAILIGLTLINFVSPGVSDGQGILVGQDLSAFEDAQEKVEDKTGGKSATDFLDVFRTMVPPNLVKAASDGSLLGLIVVSLFVGYFLARLDTDSQPVLVKFTQGVYDITLKITDVVLKLAPIGVMGLLAATVGEQYAKLRPDGRFEAFLTGILQFAGVALAALLLHLLVVMPLILMLVARVNPLRHYKAMAPALITAFSTASSSATLPLTMDCVEKRAGVSRKTTSFVLPLGATVNMDGTALYECVAAIFICQAFGIELSFAQQFMIVITALLTSIGVAGVPSASLVAIVVILTAVEKQLQPGLLPEGASLVAGMGLLFVFDRPLDMCRTAVNIFSDSVGAVVLAKTEGETDILRPA
- a CDS encoding phosphotransferase encodes the protein MYHRPLCFVIDVPMPSAPRPATMTNPAAADVATEAVKRRSGISAAGMSATGVSSFGSGAGGRQTFAADELAVVLSHYDLGVLSELKEFPRGSRKAPKMIVGTPENFYLLKRRARGRDDPYKVAFCHGLQMHLANRQFPLPHLIGTRQDNNSMLKWNGSTYELFEFIQGNSYDQSLEATTEAGRTVALFHKLLADHKPKFDAPRGSYHASRSVASSSNAIPTTLMKTEPELDRKEIGRVVQFLHESYQAAAKRVKDAGLDKWPLQIAHSDWHPGNMLFRGPRVVAVIDYDAARLQQRIIDVANGALQFSIIGGGDNPTDWPDYLDESRFKRFIRGYDSVPDAVLSRAELKVMPYLMIEALIAESVIPIAATGMFGRMSGGKFLPMVERKVRWLQSNADNLIASIEN
- the tpiA gene encoding triose-phosphate isomerase; this encodes MSDRKPTIGGNWKMNLHTGDAKALAVGLAEAVKTDAVDVTVFPAFPYLAMVAGVFCDAGSQIKVGAQDFYHQANGAYTGEVSLSMLKDVGVATVLVGHSERRHVIGETDVLINEKVLAALEAGFEVVLAIGEKLEQREAGQTDFINYAQMCYGLAGVSAEQMSKVTIAYEPVWAIGTGKTASPEDAQAAHAAIRGCLSGIYPGTDVYATTRIQYGGSMKPANAGELLAQPDIDGGLIGGASLKVEDFNGIITAAQ
- the hemC gene encoding hydroxymethylbilane synthase, translating into MRRSRRPIVIASRTSRLARVQAELVAKALRKLHPVEVGFHWVESEGDQITKGSLAEAGGKGLFTRRVDQAVLDEKADLAVHSLKDLPVDPAEALSGLSLAATPKRHTVQDCLVSAKRYGSLTDLPQGGIVGTSSPRRAAQIRRVRPDLDIRLLRGNVDTRLNKVLSDDGPHFDAAVLAAAGLKRLGLGEHADRPLSIEEMLPSACQGALGIRCRATDHVTLTRCLPLNAASTSTAVTHEREVVRLLGADCYSPIAVLAQPIDPAKTQAKRNADSHWFRLRVRLCSADGQTTLEADEKCKTSELRRVVKQVTTDLLNQGAKEILAEAAKARILEHPGSNPPSEAPQSTPSPIHGFQSPPPPAGDRVLAE
- the secG gene encoding preprotein translocase subunit SecG, which encodes MQHLTPLLAEISWSVIVLAIAFVFICLFMMMIILIQKPKGGGLSGAFGGAGGGESSFVGAKVGDVLTIVTVVCFLLFLGLAMALTWKINPTENQAKEDAQVSAPAETETGMAGEASDLIEDATETAEEAADEVAETAEQAQELAEDAVESVTEDAPTEAPAE